In Heyndrickxia vini, the sequence GTGCGTTGTTAGCAAGTTCGGGTTCAATTGGGATTGTTATTCCACCAAGTATTGCTTTCATCGTTTTCGCTGTTGTTGCGGGTGATCAGATCAGTATTTCAATTGGACGGTTATTTGTAGCTGGAATAATTCCGGGATTATTAATGGGAATCGGTTTTATTATTTCGGCGCTTTATGTGAAAAATAGGGGATTGGCTAAGCAGTCGATTGGCAATGAAGAGATTGCGGCTACTTTAGAAAAAAGAGAAAGAGCATCCGGAAAGGAAGTTTTTAAAGCTTTTCGCAGTGCGATTTGGGGACTCTTAATACCTGTCATTATTCTTGGCGGTATTTACGGAGGAATATTTACGCCAACAGAAGCAGCTGTTGTAGCAGTCTTTTACGGGTTTATCGTCGGAATCTTTATCTATCGTGAATTGAGAATAAAAGATATTTTTAAGATTCTGTACGATGCATCAATCCAAACAGCGGTTATCACATTTATTGTCAGTGCTGCATCTTTATTCGCGTATATCATTACAACTGAGCAGATCGCCCAAACCATGTCGGATTCGTTATTAGGTCTTTCATCTAGTCCAATTGTCTCGTTATTAATTATCAATATTATTTTGTTAATTGCGGGAGCATTCATCGATGCGATTTCTGCATTCTATATTTTTGTCCCGATTTTAATTCCAGTAATTATTCACTTTAATATTGATCCAACTGTGTTTGGTGTTTTCATGACGGTAAACCTGGCAATTGGATTATTTACTCCGCCAGTCGGGTTGAATTTATACGTTGCTAGCGGAATTGGAAATGTAAAGATTCATAAAATCTCAAAGGCGATCGTTCCGTTTTTAATATCGGCAGTCATTGTATTGTTATTAATCACATATATTCCAGCACTATCAACATTTTTGCCTAATTTAATGGGGATCAAATAATTATCGGCCCCTTTTCAAAGTGAAAAGGGCCAACTAAATTTAAAGGAGTTGTTTTTAATGGGAAAACTTGAAGGTCATGTTGCGATAATTACAGGAGCATCAGGAGGTATTGGCGGTGGATGTGCGTATAGACTTGCCCAAGAAGGAGCCAATATTGTGATCGTAGATTTAATCGATGCAAGTGAAATGGTAGCTAAAATTGTAAGCGATTTCCCGGAAAGCAAAGTTCGAACCCATCAAATTGACATCCGTAATAATGACGAAATTCAATCAGTTGTTGATCAAACGGTTGAGGAGTTTGGAAAAATCGATATTTTAATTAATAATGCAGGAACATGCGGACGTGTTGATATTGAAGAAATGACAGAAGAAATTTGGGATCGCGATCTAAACACGAATTTAAAAGCTACTTTTTTCTTTACGCAAAAGGTCCTTTATCCACATATGGTTTCTCGAGGGTATGGACGAATTGTCAATATTAGCTCGATTTCAGGATTGAATGGCGGGCATATATCAGGATTTGATGCAAATAGTTGGAAGGGGAGATCCGGCCCTGCCTATGCCGCAAGTAAAGGCGGGGTAATCGCTTTAACAAAATGGGTAGCGAAGGAACTAGGTTCTAAAGGTATTACTTGTAATAGTGTGGCACCTGGTGCGGTTGAATCAAGAATTACAAGTGGGATGGCCTATAATCTGGATAATCAAGTCGTGAAGCGAATGGGGCAGCCGGAAGATATTGCAGAAGCAGTTTGCTATTTTAGTACTCCGGAATCTAGCTATACGACTGGGCAAATACTTCGCGTATGTGGCGGTGCAGTATTGGCATAAGTGGACGAATGTGTAAACAAAAGGGGGAAGAGAGCATGAGGCAATCACATTCTCAATATAATGAAGCAAAAGGTATTTTACTAGGAAGTCTTGCGAAGGACGATGATTTGCTATTAGGTATTTTAAGGCAATGCGAAAAAAACAATATCCGTGCGGGAGCCTTTCAGTGTATCGGCTCCTTGAAATCAGTGAATTATTGTATATTAGAAAAAGTGAACGGGGAATACACCTATACAACACCGATTAAGGAAAGTAAAACGGTAGAGCTTCTTAGTGGAAATGGCTTTATCGGTGTGAAAGAGGATGGCAGTCCAGACATACATTTTCATGGAATCTTTATCGATGAGCAGGGTAAAATTGCCGGTGGTCACTTTCTTGAAGGCGGGAACTCGGTTGCTGTTACTGTTGAGTTTTCTGTTACTGCCTCTTCTGATGCAGTAGCAATTCGAGAGCCGATTCCAGGTACAGAATTTCGGGTTTTTAATTTTTATAAAGAGGGGGAAAAGTAGATGGAAACAATCGCATCTTATGCAAAGAAAGCTTTTCTTACTTTTAAAAATAAACCGGCTGTTAAATATAAAGATATTATCCATACGTATGGAGAATTAGAAAGCAGGACATATAAAATTGTCTCATTTCTCCAAGGAAAAGGGGTTAAAAAAGGTGATCGGATAGCGATTTTAATGTCTAACCGATCTGAACATATTGAACTTGATTTGGCCTGTGCCTTTGGAGGATTTATCAAAGTTCCATTAAATTATAGACTACACCCTTCAGAACATGAATATATGATTGAGCAATCAGGTGCGATGATTCTTATCGGAGAAGAGGAATTACTCAATTGTATTTCGTTACATATCCCGAAAATAACGGTTGGCGACATGTATGAAACACTGATAAAAGAGTCGGTTCAGTCCTATCAAGAGGTAGATATTCAAGAAGATGATTATTTTGCCATTATGTACACATCCGGTACAACAGGCAAACCTAAAGGCGTCACATTATCACACCGCAATATCGTCTCAGGTGCATTGTCATTATCGTTAGCTTGTGAGATTAGCTGGAATGATGTAATTGGTCATGTTGCACCATTAACACATGGAAGTAATTTTCTCTCCCATGCTGCCTGGTTATTTGGGTTAACCCAAGTCATTTTCGATAAATTCGATCCGGAAGACTTTTTAGATGATATTTATAAGGAAAAAGTGAGCGTAATCTTTCTCGTACCAACAATTGTAAATTTACTCGTTCAAGGAAAAAACTTTGATCCGAAAAAGCTAGAGCATGTAAAAAGCATTAATATGGCCGGTTCTCCAATTGCCGCAAGTAAATTAAGCCTCGCATTGGATCAAGTTGGGGAGAAATTTGTCGAAACGTATGGTCAGGTGGAAGCTCCGATGGCGATTACAATTATGCCGCGGAAGGAACTAGGGACTCATCTTGAATCATGTGGAATGACCGGGCCGTTTGTTGAAATGAAAGTAGTGGATGAGAATGGCAATGAAGTGAAGCAAGGTGCTGTAGGAGAAGTCATTTGCAAAGGTCCATTAGTCATGCAAGGTTATTGGAATAATCCCGAAGCAACGAAGGAAACACTTCAAGATGGCTGGCTTTACACAGGTGATTTAGGATGGATAGACGACCGTGGATTCTTGCATCTTGTTGATCGGAAAAAGGAAGTAATTATTTCCGGTGGATTAAATATATATCCGAGGGAAATTGAAGAGGTGCTAAATAAACATACCTCTGTTAAGGAAACCTGTGTAATTGGACTTCCCGATGAAAAATGGGGTGAGATGGTTTCGGCATTTATTGTATTAAGGGAAGGACATACAGCGACAGAAGAGGAAATGCTGGAGCTGTGTAAACAACATTTGGGCAGCTTTAAGAAGCCGAAGCTCATTCAATTCATTGATGAATTACCAAAAAGCTCCTATGGGAAAATTTTAAAAAAGGAAATGAAAAAAATATATGGAGGTGTTCATAGTTGAAACAGGTCACTGTTATCGGAACAGGAATGACGAAATTTGGAACACTAGCCGATAAATCTCTTAAACAATTACTGCTGGAAGCTAGTTTTCAAGCATTAAAAGAAGCGAGTTTTCCAAAAATAGATGCCGTTTTTATCGGGAATTTTATGTCTGGGGCCCTTGCTAATCAAGAGATATTAGGTTCATTAATTGCTCATGACTTAGGTCTTGGACCGATTCCCACGGTAAAAATGGAAGGTGCTTGTGCAAGCGGCGGGATTGCTTTTCGACATGCCTGTGAAATGATTGAAGCGGGTATTTATGATACGGTCCTAGTAGCAGGCGGAGAAAAAATGAAACATGCCCAATCCGATGTCGTTATGCAAGCCATTAATGCAGCAATGGATACGGATAGCAATGAGAAAAAAGCAGGATTATCGTTCCCTGGATTTTTTGGTATCCTTGCTAACCGTTATTTTTATGAAACAGATGCTTCGA encodes:
- a CDS encoding TRAP transporter large permease; its protein translation is MTTLLLFGIFAILVIIRIPIAISLAVSSIVVLLMSGGIDNLALVPDVLYSSVAKFTLLAIPFFVLAGVIMDYAGISKRLIHFADVCVGHLKGGMIFVTVITAIFFAAISGSGPATVAAIGSILIPALVKNGMKRESASALLASSGSIGIVIPPSIAFIVFAVVAGDQISISIGRLFVAGIIPGLLMGIGFIISALYVKNRGLAKQSIGNEEIAATLEKRERASGKEVFKAFRSAIWGLLIPVIILGGIYGGIFTPTEAAVVAVFYGFIVGIFIYRELRIKDIFKILYDASIQTAVITFIVSAASLFAYIITTEQIAQTMSDSLLGLSSSPIVSLLIINIILLIAGAFIDAISAFYIFVPILIPVIIHFNIDPTVFGVFMTVNLAIGLFTPPVGLNLYVASGIGNVKIHKISKAIVPFLISAVIVLLLITYIPALSTFLPNLMGIK
- a CDS encoding SDR family NAD(P)-dependent oxidoreductase, with amino-acid sequence MGKLEGHVAIITGASGGIGGGCAYRLAQEGANIVIVDLIDASEMVAKIVSDFPESKVRTHQIDIRNNDEIQSVVDQTVEEFGKIDILINNAGTCGRVDIEEMTEEIWDRDLNTNLKATFFFTQKVLYPHMVSRGYGRIVNISSISGLNGGHISGFDANSWKGRSGPAYAASKGGVIALTKWVAKELGSKGITCNSVAPGAVESRITSGMAYNLDNQVVKRMGQPEDIAEAVCYFSTPESSYTTGQILRVCGGAVLA
- a CDS encoding PPC domain-containing DNA-binding protein, with translation MRQSHSQYNEAKGILLGSLAKDDDLLLGILRQCEKNNIRAGAFQCIGSLKSVNYCILEKVNGEYTYTTPIKESKTVELLSGNGFIGVKEDGSPDIHFHGIFIDEQGKIAGGHFLEGGNSVAVTVEFSVTASSDAVAIREPIPGTEFRVFNFYKEGEK
- a CDS encoding class I adenylate-forming enzyme family protein, coding for METIASYAKKAFLTFKNKPAVKYKDIIHTYGELESRTYKIVSFLQGKGVKKGDRIAILMSNRSEHIELDLACAFGGFIKVPLNYRLHPSEHEYMIEQSGAMILIGEEELLNCISLHIPKITVGDMYETLIKESVQSYQEVDIQEDDYFAIMYTSGTTGKPKGVTLSHRNIVSGALSLSLACEISWNDVIGHVAPLTHGSNFLSHAAWLFGLTQVIFDKFDPEDFLDDIYKEKVSVIFLVPTIVNLLVQGKNFDPKKLEHVKSINMAGSPIAASKLSLALDQVGEKFVETYGQVEAPMAITIMPRKELGTHLESCGMTGPFVEMKVVDENGNEVKQGAVGEVICKGPLVMQGYWNNPEATKETLQDGWLYTGDLGWIDDRGFLHLVDRKKEVIISGGLNIYPREIEEVLNKHTSVKETCVIGLPDEKWGEMVSAFIVLREGHTATEEEMLELCKQHLGSFKKPKLIQFIDELPKSSYGKILKKEMKKIYGGVHS